In the Orcinus orca chromosome 19, mOrcOrc1.1, whole genome shotgun sequence genome, CCCAAGGGGCCACAGACTCAGGAGTGAGGAGGGGGCCCGGGGCCAGAGCTGCTCTCTTACTCTGAGCCTCTGCACATCTCATCCACTCTACAAATGCTCGTCCCCGACACGCGTGACGTGTGCGATGAACTGCCTGGTGCCTGTGTTTGCGGCTCCGTGGGCAGCCAGTACACGGCAGGTGCTCCGAGGACACCTGACCTGAGTGGACGCAGGCTCCACGCGGGGTCGAGAcgcagcccctgccctccagcgCTCAAGGCCAAGTAAGGAGATGGGCGGCCGCGGGGAAACAGAGCCGGCTCAGGCGGGGCCTCCGTGCGACAAGCCTGGTGAGGCCGAGCGGTACTTTGTGAGTCACAAGCGGTCAGGCTGCGAGGCCCTCGAGGCAGGCCTCAGCCACACTTCGCATTCCTCTCAAATCCAAGGTGAGAAGTGTAGGCTCAGCCCTGAGGCCACAGGGAGGCTCGAAGCAGGGGGTGGCAGGGCGGCCCCCAGGGGAGACCATCCTGGCAGCCTGTGCCGAGGACTCTGCCGGACTGGGGCAGGGAAAGGGTGGCTGGAGGCTGAGGGGGCCGGACAGGAGGAGGCGGCCTTTCAGGGCTGAGAGGGGCCGAGGGGAGTCTGAGGTGGGACGGGAGCCGAGTGAAGGCATTTGGAAGAAGGGGCTGCGGCTAGGGGAAGAAAAGCACAGGAGgcctctgggggagggggaaggagggggcctGAGGGGTGCTGGAAGGGGCTGGAAGGGGCCCCGGCTCAAGCTGGCCGAGAGCAGTTGGATGCCTACAGGCTGTGCTCACAGCTCAGCAATGTCCCGGGCCTGCCAGGATACGCCTGGccgctgcccctgccccccagccccagcccccggTCCCACATCAGGAGCTCTggagctgccccccaccccaccttccgcTCCCCAGAACCCAGACATACCCCCCCAACCTCAGCCTTTCCCCAGCGACGATGGCTAATGAAACCCAGgccagggaaggagagggagaaaacaaACAGACGTGGGCAGGGGGGCCGTCAGGAggcggggcaggggctgggggtgccaGTCGGGGGGAGTCCGGGCCGGTCTGAGCCCTGGGGCGTGGACTTCCGCCCACTTTGCCCCGCAGGGCTAATGAGGCCCAGGTGGTCCCTTGGCTGGGGCCCACTTCCCGGCGCCACTGACAGTGTAAGTGGATGCCGGTTCCGtgccgggggagggggagagggggctcTGCAGCCACAGGGGCGGGGCTGGAGCGGCTGGCCGGGGGCCCAGCACATAACTCTGGGCCGGCTCAGTCTGGGGCGCAGTCTGGGGCAGCAGACACCCAGCCGCTTGGAGCCCAGCTGGCAGCATGAAGGTACCGGGCTGGGGCGGGGGCCTCAGGGCCACAGGGGACTGAACCCACCCTGCAGAGAGGACCCTTGCCAGGCAGGGGGCTGTGAAGGGATGGGGCTCAGTCCAGGGGAGGTGTGGAGGCAGAAGCGCAGACCAGGGGCTCCTGGCAGGGCTGGTTCGTCTGAGGGGCAAATGCAGAGGGGGCGGGGGCTCTGGGGCTGGGCGGGTGACCCTGTTCTCCTGTCGTCAGGCCCTTCTGGctctgccgctgctgctgcttctctgcaCTGGCCCCTGCGTCCCCCAACTCTTGGGGATCCGGGGAGATGGTAAGCTGCCACACTCGCACAGCCCACAGGCTGGGCGAGGGGGCTGTCCTGAGCATCGCAGCTGGGAGTCGGGCCCCAGGGCTGAGCCTGTAAGAGGGGGCAGGTGGGCCAGACGGTACGCGCCCCCAGCTCGGGGAGGGAGGTGAAGGGGGGGCCGGGGGGGCGGAAGTGGCTGGTGTGCCTCAGGCCCCTTCTCCTcaccccgcccccagctctgGAGAGGTCATGCCTACAGCAGCCCCTGGACTGCGACGACATCTACGCCCAGGGCTACCAGGCGGACGGCGTGTACCTCATCTACCCCTCGGGCCCCAGCGTGCCTGTGCCCGTCTTCTGTGACATGACCACCGAGGGTGGAAAGTGGACGGTGAGTGGAGGGGGTGGGCACGGAGGCCAAGCCGCACGGCTGTGAGCCTGCGACTTCGTCTCTAAAGCAGGGACGATACAGCACAGTTTGTGCGCCTCTGCACCACAGACTCCTAGATGCTTAAGGTAGGTTAGTGCctgtaatcctcacaataatcccgGGAGCAAGGTTACAAATGAGGAACCAAAACCCAGAGAGGtgcagtaacttgcccaagggcacacagccggCGCCGGACTCAACCCCAGGCGCCTCAATTCTAGAACGCCCCCTTCACCGCTTCCTGCTCTCGGCAGCCGCTCCCCGAGGGGCCTGGTGCCGGCACGCGCCTCACCTCGGCCCCCAGCGTGGTCCTCGCCCGGGTGAGGCCCCAGCCCCCCGGCCCCTCGAGCGTCCAGGCCCATCCTCTCTGCTCCAGGTTTTCCAGAAGAGATTCAACGGCTCAGTGAGCTTCTTCCGGGGCTGGAACGACTACAAGCTGGGCTTTGGCCGCGCCGATGGGGAGTACTGGCTGGGTAAGGCGGGGCCCGGCAGGCTGGGGGCCCCCAGAGCCAGGTCCCCGCTGACCGGcacgccccccgccccctcccagggctgcagAACCTGCACCTCCTGACACTGAAGCAGAAGTATGAGCTGCGGGTGGACCTGGAGGACTTCGAGAACAACACGGCCTTCGCCAAGTACGCCGAATTCTCCATCTCGCCCAACGCAGTCAGCGCCGAGGAGGACGGCTACAGCCTCCACGTGGCGGGCTTCGAGGACGGCGGGGCAGGTACCCACTCCCGCcagccgcggaggggctggggggaggccgGGCTGCCCCGCGCCCAGGCGGCCCCGCGGGCTGCGGACGCACAGCTACCCAGCGTCTGGCTCGGGAGAGGCCCCGTCCCcaggctgcccctcccctccGCCAGGCGACTCCCTGTCCTACCACAGCGGCCAGAAGTTCTCCACCTTCGACCGGGACCAGGACCTCTTCGTGCAGAACTGCGCGGCCCTCTCGTCGGGCGCCTTCTGGTTCCGCAGCTGCCACTTCGCCAACCTCAACGGCTTCTACCTCGGCGGCTCCCACCTCTCCTACGCCAACGGCATCAACTGGGCCCAGTGGAAGGGCTTCTACTACTCCCTCAAGCGCACCGAGATGAAGATCCGCCGGGCCTGAGGCGCCGGCCCCGCCTcgcggccccgccccccgccctgccgccccgccccagccccgccccagccccgccccgctgCCCTCAGCGCCCGCGTCTCCCGGGGGCCCTGTGGCTCCAGCCCAACCGCTCCCCTCACACCCACGACGCCCAGCTCTCGCCCGGGCCTCCGCTCCCCTCCACCCGGCTACACGTCGGCGGCCTCCCAGACCTCCGGAAGGCACCGCCACCCGGCCTGGACTCGGACACCGTCCGGAAGGCTGCGGGCCGGTGTCCCACCTTAACCGGCTTCCCGACTGCGGCCTCCACCAGGGCTCCGCGCCGGGAGACCGGAGGCGCAGTCCGACCCACTCCCGGCACACGCCAGGCCACCTGCGTGTGGCCGCCACCGCCACGCCCTAGCAGTACCGCCAGCCAGCAGAGAACCTCCCATCCTTCACCTCCCTCCCAGCGGCGAGCACCACGGGCCCCCAGCCCCGTCTCACTCTCACGCTCAGCTTCCCCCGCCTGCCCGTCCCAGGCACCCAAAGCTCGACACCCAAACCGTATCTCACCCCAGCTACCGCAAGCCACACTAGAACAGCCACAGCCAAGGTAGGCACAGATTGTGAggtccccccacccgccccggggGGAGTCTGGCCATGCGAGGTGGCAGAGGGCAACCTGTGTGGGGCTGGGAGCAAGTGGGGAGTGGAGGTCTTAATAAACCTCAGGACCTGAATGAGCTGGCCTTGGCTGTTATGCACGCAGATGCGTTTGCTTGGCCCCCAAGCTCTGGTTCCCCCACTGACAGCACCCTGCCCTTAACTCCAGAAACACGCCCTGGAGACAGGCACTAAAGGGAACCTTATATTTCACAGGCTTCGTTTTGATGgcaaaaaaaattgtgtaataataataatgtaataataataataaaaaaaatacaatactgAAAAGTATCGCTCGGAGGGGTAGGGGTTGCCCCTCCTGCCGTGGCTCGTGCTGGCTCAGGTGGCCGCTTAAGGCCGCAGGGTGGGTCTGAGATGAACCTGCAGAATAATCCGAGCTGAGCTTCCCCTGTCAGGCCCGGGGCTCCAGCCCTCGGGAACGGTCCTGCGGATCTTGGAGCTGGGTCTGCCCCTGGCAGCAAGGCACAGACTGCGGGCCTCAGGGCTCCTGGAGGTCAGGCAGGTCAGCCAGCAGCATGGGGGAGTCCATCTGGATCTCACGCTGCAGGGACTCGATGTCAGCAGGGTTTATGCCGTGGCCCTCGAGCCAGTCGGCGAGCAGGGAGGCTGAGAGCGAGGCTGAGTCGGCCTGGCTGAGGGCGGCAAGGGGGAGAGTGGGGTGAGGGGCTCCTCCTGTGCTGGGAGCCCCTAGCCATAGCCCATTCTGGAGTCCCAGCCCAGCTCTTACCCGTCCTGTGGCCCGTCAGCCACGCCCATGTCGAAAGACTGGTTTAGGAATTCCTCCAGGTCAAAGCCAACGCCATAGCCCGCTCCACTGCCCTTTGGGGTGCCGGAGAACACGGGGGGCAAGGGGTCCTCCACCTGCAGGGGATGATGGCAGCTTACAACGCGGGAACCACCCAGCGCCAACTGAGGTCTGCAGGGCGCCCCACCCCGACACTGCCCTCAAGTGGGCCTGGACACCTGTGGTGACAGCCCCAGCCTCAACAAACACTGAGTGCGGGCTGGGGTCTCCAACGACCGGCTCATCAGCGCTACGCTCCTTCTGCGAGCGAGCAGGCAGGCTAGGAGAGCTCGAGCCCGGTCTGCCGCTCCGCTCCACGGGACCAGGACACACAACAGCCTCTCCTGCACCCAGCGACCTCCCAAGGCCACCTCCCCTGGATTCAGATCCAGGCATCCCCACGGCCAGGCCTCTCCCCTCACCTGCGACTTGGACAGCTGCTGGGTCACCAGGGTGACGTCGGGTGATTCGGAGGTGGAGGGCTGAGGGGCCCCCCCGGGGTCTGGAGGGGGTGGGCCAGAGGGGAAGTAAGGCAGAACGCTCGGGGCGCTGGCGCCAGGCAGCCCAGGGGGGGCCCCCAGCGGCTGGGGGGCCAGGAGGCCGGAGGAGGCGGTGGTCTGGGGTGGAGCAGCCGCAGGCCCagcgggcaggcaggcaggctgtgGCGGGGGGGCCGCAGGCGGGCTGCGGGGCCGGGCGGGGGGCGGCGTGGGCgcaggggccgggggccgggccaTGCGAGTCCAGCGCTCCAGCAGGCTGCGGTCGTTGTCGCTGAGCACGAGGCCAGCCAGGGGGTCGGCGGAGGGGCCCCCGGAGGCCCCGGCGCCCCGCTCCTTGCGCTCCCGCTCCTGCCGCCGCTTCTCCCGCTCCTTGGCCCGCTCCTGCCGTCGCCGCCGCTTCTCCTCCCGCTCCCGCTGGCGCTCCTGGGCTGTCACCGGCTTCCGAGGCTCGGGAGCTTCCAGGGGGGCGCTGGGGCCATCTGCGGAGAAGACGGGAGGGTGACGGTAAGAGCCTGTCCAGGCCTGGGGCCCCTCTGCCTCTCGCTCCCCAGCCAGCCGCGGCCTCTGCCAGGCACCTCGGAGCCGGCTCCGCAAGGACTTGAGCAGGGCGGCCTTGAGGGCAGCCTTGGTGTTGTCTGAGATGGCTCCCTCCCTCTTTGGAGGGGCTGGTTCACTGGCCGGCGGGGGCGGCTGCAGGGTCAGATCGATGGTGTCGGGCGCAGGGCCAGGGCACGGCAGTGGGGCCGGCGGAGGGGACTCCATGGCACAATCCCCACTGGGAGCCCAGGGACTGGGCATCTCAACATCGGGGCAGCCGGGCTCACTGGCCACAGGCTGTAGGGAAGGCTGGAAGCGGATCTGCTGGCGGATGCCCTCGCGCCGTGCGTGGAAGTCTTCGATCTCGGCCACGATAGCCTCCTTAATGCGTTCCCGTGTGAGGGCTTCGCGGTCAAAGGCAAAGTCAAAGGGCGGGGCGCAGTCAGGCTCGTCATCGGGGTCGTGGTACTTGGCCAGGAAGGGGTGGCGAAGGGCGGCAGCTGCTGAGATGCGGGCACTGGGCTCAAAACGCAGCATGCGCCCCAGCAGGGAGAGGGCCTGGCGGTCGGCACCCGGGTACACCGTCTCCCAGGGCACAGGCTGGCGTGGCGGCAGGCTCTGGATGTAGGCCCGCACCCTCTCAGCCCCAACGGCCTGAATCACGGCCGGCGACGGGGTACCCAGCACCATCATGATGAGCTGCAGCTGGTGCACATAGTTTTTGCCTGGGAAGAGCTGGCGGCGGGCCAGCATCTCCCCAAAGATGCAGCCCACGGACCACAGGTCGATAGCCTGCGTGTACTCGTGCAGCGAGAGCATGAGTTCGGGGGCACGGTACCAGCGCGTGGCCACATACTCGGTCATGAAGTACTGGTGCTCGGCGGGCGAGGTGCACAAGCCTCGGGCCATGCCAAAGTCCCCGATCTTGAGCTCGCAGTTCTCGTTCACCAGCAGGTTGGAGGGCTTGAGGTCGCGATGGATGACCTGAGCCGAGTGCATGTACTTGAGGCCCCGCAGCAGCTGGTACAGGAAGTAGCGCACATGCTCCAGCGTCAACGGCTGTGAGGAGTGGATGATCTGGTGCAGGTCACTCTCCATCAGGTCCAGAACCACATAGCTGAGGGGCAGGGGAGACAGGCAGGGGCTGTCTtgcccaccctccagccccagcctcacCACGCCCTCCCGCTCCAGACAGCTCATGGCCTTACTCTCAGACTCTGCAGGGGCCACCCACTGGGTATGAAAATTCTAGATTCTCTACAACTCTTCCATTAACTTAAGTGAAGTGAAATCGCTTTTCCCTCCAGATCTAGTTTCACCATCAGAGCAAAGGTCGGGTTGGACTAAACCAGGCTGGCCAACATGTTTTATTCGGGAGCCCTCTCCATTGTTTGGTAGTGGCTGCTTGAAAGACTACGATGAAAACTGTAAAGTCGTCTCCATTTTCTGTAGGACAGTGTTCTGTGATTGACTAGTGATGTCTGCTACAGGAATAAAAAGGTACAGATATAGAATGACCGTCCTACGTTTGCCAAGCTACATTCTGAGGTCCTATAAAACTGATACTTCTGCATTCTTCTTGAGGAATCACATGTATCCCTGGCAAAGCCCTAAGGGAGCACTGATCCTAGAATCGCAGGAATTTTCCCAGCCTGCCCTACATTAG is a window encoding:
- the MAPK7 gene encoding mitogen-activated protein kinase 7 isoform X1, producing the protein MAEPLKEDDGEDGSGEPPGPGKAEPTGPAASVAAKNLALLKARSFDVTFDVGDEYEIIETIGNGAYGVVSSARRRLTGQQVAIKKIPNAFDVVTNAKRTLRELKILKHFKHDNIIAIKDILRPTVPYGEFKSVYVVLDLMESDLHQIIHSSQPLTLEHVRYFLYQLLRGLKYMHSAQVIHRDLKPSNLLVNENCELKIGDFGMARGLCTSPAEHQYFMTEYVATRWYRAPELMLSLHEYTQAIDLWSVGCIFGEMLARRQLFPGKNYVHQLQLIMMVLGTPSPAVIQAVGAERVRAYIQSLPPRQPVPWETVYPGADRQALSLLGRMLRFEPSARISAAAALRHPFLAKYHDPDDEPDCAPPFDFAFDREALTRERIKEAIVAEIEDFHARREGIRQQIRFQPSLQPVASEPGCPDVEMPSPWAPSGDCAMESPPPAPLPCPGPAPDTIDLTLQPPPPASEPAPPKREGAISDNTKAALKAALLKSLRSRLRDGPSAPLEAPEPRKPVTAQERQREREEKRRRRQERAKEREKRRQERERKERGAGASGGPSADPLAGLVLSDNDRSLLERWTRMARPPAPAPTPPPARPRSPPAAPPPQPACLPAGPAAAPPQTTASSGLLAPQPLGAPPGLPGASAPSVLPYFPSGPPPPDPGGAPQPSTSESPDVTLVTQQLSKSQVEDPLPPVFSGTPKGSGAGYGVGFDLEEFLNQSFDMGVADGPQDGQADSASLSASLLADWLEGHGINPADIESLQREIQMDSPMLLADLPDLQEP
- the MFAP4 gene encoding microfibril-associated glycoprotein 4 isoform X2, which produces MKALLALPLLLLLCTGPCVPQLLGIRGDALERSCLQQPLDCDDIYAQGYQADGVYLIYPSGPSVPVPVFCDMTTEGGKWTVFQKRFNGSVSFFRGWNDYKLGFGRADGEYWLGLQNLHLLTLKQKYELRVDLEDFENNTAFAKYAEFSISPNAVSAEEDGYSLHVAGFEDGGAGDSLSYHSGQKFSTFDRDQDLFVQNCAALSSGAFWFRSCHFANLNGFYLGGSHLSYANGINWAQWKGFYYSLKRTEMKIRRA
- the MFAP4 gene encoding microfibril-associated glycoprotein 4 isoform X1 → MRNQNPERCSNLPKGTQPAPDSTPGASILERPLHRFLLSAAAPRGAWCRHAPHLGPQRGPRPGEAPAPRPLERPGPSSLLQVFQKRFNGSVSFFRGWNDYKLGFGRADGEYWLGLQNLHLLTLKQKYELRVDLEDFENNTAFAKYAEFSISPNAVSAEEDGYSLHVAGFEDGGAGDSLSYHSGQKFSTFDRDQDLFVQNCAALSSGAFWFRSCHFANLNGFYLGGSHLSYANGINWAQWKGFYYSLKRTEMKIRRA
- the MAPK7 gene encoding mitogen-activated protein kinase 7 isoform X2, encoding MGWCPPRAAASPQVAIKKIPNAFDVVTNAKRTLRELKILKHFKHDNIIAIKDILRPTVPYGEFKSVYVVLDLMESDLHQIIHSSQPLTLEHVRYFLYQLLRGLKYMHSAQVIHRDLKPSNLLVNENCELKIGDFGMARGLCTSPAEHQYFMTEYVATRWYRAPELMLSLHEYTQAIDLWSVGCIFGEMLARRQLFPGKNYVHQLQLIMMVLGTPSPAVIQAVGAERVRAYIQSLPPRQPVPWETVYPGADRQALSLLGRMLRFEPSARISAAAALRHPFLAKYHDPDDEPDCAPPFDFAFDREALTRERIKEAIVAEIEDFHARREGIRQQIRFQPSLQPVASEPGCPDVEMPSPWAPSGDCAMESPPPAPLPCPGPAPDTIDLTLQPPPPASEPAPPKREGAISDNTKAALKAALLKSLRSRLRDGPSAPLEAPEPRKPVTAQERQREREEKRRRRQERAKEREKRRQERERKERGAGASGGPSADPLAGLVLSDNDRSLLERWTRMARPPAPAPTPPPARPRSPPAAPPPQPACLPAGPAAAPPQTTASSGLLAPQPLGAPPGLPGASAPSVLPYFPSGPPPPDPGGAPQPSTSESPDVTLVTQQLSKSQVEDPLPPVFSGTPKGSGAGYGVGFDLEEFLNQSFDMGVADGPQDGQADSASLSASLLADWLEGHGINPADIESLQREIQMDSPMLLADLPDLQEP